One genomic region from Polynucleobacter sp. MWH-P3-07-1 encodes:
- a CDS encoding inner membrane protein YpjD codes for MDILGYLSCSWLTPALYLLLLVFLTLSAQALAQSPFFIGLVRISIFFILIIHGIQLHESVFTAQGFVFGFAQDLSLIAWAGLAFYWFQSWFLPIVSLRWMALIFAMVCSALPGLFPGTLLSPAAVSDPWFKGHFIVATLSVGLLSLAAMHAMLMSIQDRALHRQLSIRPNGFLAHWLEDLPPLLTMENLLFSLLYVGFALLSLTVFSGLFFSQTLFGRPLVFDHKTVFALISWFLFGGLLAARWRVGLRGRAAVRWVLSAYSALLLAYVGSRFVLEVILHKV; via the coding sequence ATGGACATTTTAGGTTACCTCAGCTGCAGTTGGCTCACACCAGCCCTTTATCTTCTACTTTTAGTCTTTTTGACCTTAAGTGCACAGGCTTTGGCGCAATCCCCATTCTTTATTGGGCTGGTTCGCATCAGCATCTTTTTTATCCTGATCATTCACGGCATCCAGTTGCATGAATCGGTTTTTACAGCGCAAGGCTTCGTTTTTGGCTTTGCTCAAGATCTCTCCCTGATTGCGTGGGCGGGCCTGGCTTTTTATTGGTTCCAGTCTTGGTTTTTGCCCATCGTCAGTTTGCGTTGGATGGCCTTAATCTTTGCGATGGTTTGCTCCGCGCTACCAGGTCTTTTTCCAGGCACTCTCCTGTCCCCGGCTGCGGTCTCTGATCCTTGGTTCAAGGGGCACTTTATTGTTGCCACGCTATCAGTGGGCCTGTTGAGTCTGGCAGCAATGCACGCTATGTTGATGAGTATTCAGGATCGGGCCTTGCATAGACAGCTCAGTATTCGGCCTAATGGATTTTTGGCGCATTGGCTAGAAGATCTGCCACCCTTGCTCACCATGGAAAACCTATTGTTTAGCCTCCTCTATGTTGGCTTTGCGCTCTTAAGTTTGACAGTGTTTTCAGGCTTATTTTTTTCCCAAACTCTGTTTGGCAGACCTTTGGTGTTTGATCACAAAACCGTTTTTGCCCTGATCTCTTGGTTTTTATTTGGCGGCCTGTTAGCAGCGCGCTGGCGAGTTGGGTTACGCGGCAGAGCGGCAGTGCGTTGGGTGTTAAGTGCCTATAGCGCATTGTTGTTGGCATACGTAGGGAGCCGATTTGTTTTGGAAGTCATCCTCCATAAGGTCTGA
- the ampD gene encoding 1,6-anhydro-N-acetylmuramyl-L-alanine amidase AmpD: MIKWLLLVLGAAYFYYWFKGKERAAQARLAQAQLEAQRKGAMPQVMVQCQLCHVHLPKSEAIKQEDRFYCSAQHLYALDHSGWLGAALWRPSPNHDSRPDGCSPDLVVMHHISLPPSEFQKRTCTQYIIDFFQNTLDPTVHPYFAEISSQKVSSHFLISRQGQIFQLVSTKQRAWHAGVSEFLGRERCNDFSIGIEMEGDGDSPFEEIQYQELSTLIQYLEKAFPQLQFAGHSDIAPQRKTDPGKYFDWAKLQKTTLIPEKNFPFGLDSR; this comes from the coding sequence TTGATTAAGTGGCTACTTTTAGTGCTGGGCGCTGCTTACTTCTACTATTGGTTTAAAGGTAAGGAGCGGGCTGCACAAGCTAGGCTCGCTCAAGCCCAGCTAGAGGCCCAAAGGAAAGGCGCCATGCCTCAGGTAATGGTGCAGTGTCAGCTTTGCCATGTGCACCTTCCAAAATCTGAGGCGATTAAACAAGAAGACCGTTTTTATTGTTCGGCTCAGCATCTGTACGCTCTAGATCATTCCGGTTGGCTTGGGGCAGCCCTGTGGCGACCCTCCCCAAACCATGATTCCCGTCCAGACGGCTGTAGCCCCGACTTAGTGGTGATGCATCACATTAGTTTGCCGCCCAGTGAGTTTCAGAAGCGCACATGCACCCAATACATTATTGATTTTTTCCAAAATACGCTTGATCCGACTGTGCATCCTTACTTTGCAGAAATTAGTAGCCAAAAAGTATCTAGTCACTTTTTAATCTCTCGCCAGGGTCAAATCTTTCAATTGGTTTCTACCAAGCAAAGGGCCTGGCATGCAGGGGTCTCTGAGTTTTTGGGTAGAGAGCGTTGTAATGATTTCTCGATCGGGATCGAAATGGAGGGGGACGGCGATTCTCCATTTGAAGAAATTCAGTATCAAGAGCTCAGCACATTGATTCAATATTTGGAGAAAGCATTTCCCCAACTGCAATTTGCAGGACATAGTGATATCGCACCTCAAAGAAAAACAGACCCTGGAAAATATTTCGACTGGGCTAAGTTGCAGAAAACAACACTCATTCCTGAGAAAAATTTCCCATTTGGACTGGATTCGCGCTAG
- a CDS encoding ribonucleoside-diphosphate reductase subunit alpha, which yields MTYANPQTADQQAGVANQGSNPGSSVSQTPSAGFVAGGVGGTQATQLSDYKIIRRNGSVVAFEPSKIAIAVTKAFLAVNGGQGAASARVREQVEQLTHAVVRALLRSRPNGGTFHIEDIQDQVELALMRSGEHNVARAYVLYREKRNQERAAQQGVSQEAQAATQAGESGIKVTDNGQEKWLDMAALRTVIEAACEGLGNHIDATPIITETIKNLYDGVPMAQVYDSAILASRTLIEKDPAYSQVTARILMHVIRKEILGREVLQGDMQAEYSTYFAKYINEGIAAELLDPRMREYDLPRLAAALNANRDLQFNYLGLQTLYDRYFLHIEDRRIEMPQAFFMRVAMGLALNEMDRERRAIEFYEILSTFDFMSSTPTLFNSATTRPQLSSCYLTTVDDDLDGIYEALKENALLSKFAGGLGNDWTNVRALGSHIKGTNGKSQGVVPFLKVVNDTAVAVNQGGKRKGAVCAYLETWHLDIEEFLELRKNTGDDRRRTHDMNTSNWIPDLFMKRVMENGDWTLFSPSNTPDLHDKYGKAFEEAYVAYEKKADAGEIKPFRRIPAQQLWRKMLGMLFETGHPWITFKDPCNIRSPQQHIGVVHSSNLCTEITLNTNESEIAVCNLGSVNLTAHMTTDASGKMILDHEKLHKTIRTAMRMLDNVIDINYYAVAKARNSNLKHRPVGLGIMGFQDCLHMQRIPYASDEAVKFADSSMEAICYYAYLASSELAEERGTYSTYKGSLWDRGILPQDSVALLAQERGGYVEVDGSSQMNWDSLRSRIKQHGMRNSNCVAIAPTATISNIIGVSACIEPTFQNLFVKSNLSGEFTVVNEYLVRDLKDRGLWDEVMIADLKYFDGTLSKIDRIPQDLRDLYATAFEVEPGWLVEAASRRQKWIDQAQSLNIYMAGASGKKLDDTYKLAWLRGLKTTYYLRTMAATHVEKSTVASGQLNSVSSGGGVNGTDAAAASAAGAVEADGPVCTMRPGDAGFEECEACQ from the coding sequence ATGACATACGCCAATCCACAAACCGCTGACCAACAAGCTGGGGTAGCCAATCAGGGCTCGAACCCTGGTAGTTCAGTAAGTCAGACGCCTTCCGCTGGCTTTGTGGCCGGCGGGGTAGGTGGGACCCAAGCAACCCAGCTTTCGGACTACAAAATCATTCGTCGTAACGGTTCTGTAGTGGCTTTCGAGCCATCAAAGATTGCCATTGCCGTTACCAAAGCCTTCTTGGCGGTCAATGGTGGTCAAGGCGCTGCTTCTGCTCGTGTGCGTGAACAAGTTGAGCAATTAACCCACGCAGTTGTCCGCGCGTTATTGCGGAGCCGTCCAAATGGTGGCACTTTCCACATTGAAGATATCCAAGATCAAGTGGAATTGGCATTGATGCGCAGTGGCGAGCACAATGTGGCCCGCGCTTATGTGCTTTACCGTGAAAAGCGCAATCAAGAGCGCGCAGCCCAACAAGGCGTTTCACAAGAAGCTCAGGCAGCTACCCAGGCAGGTGAGTCGGGTATTAAGGTGACCGATAACGGCCAAGAGAAGTGGTTGGATATGGCTGCTTTGCGCACCGTCATTGAAGCTGCTTGCGAAGGCCTTGGCAATCACATTGATGCCACACCCATCATTACTGAAACCATCAAAAATCTGTATGACGGTGTGCCAATGGCGCAGGTGTACGACTCTGCGATCTTGGCCTCACGCACTTTGATCGAAAAAGATCCAGCCTATAGTCAAGTGACAGCGCGCATTCTGATGCACGTGATTCGTAAAGAAATTTTGGGTCGTGAAGTGTTGCAAGGTGATATGCAAGCTGAATACAGCACTTACTTCGCTAAGTACATCAACGAAGGTATTGCTGCTGAATTGTTAGATCCGCGCATGCGTGAATACGATTTACCAAGACTGGCTGCCGCTTTGAATGCAAATCGCGATTTGCAATTTAACTACCTTGGCTTGCAAACTTTGTATGACCGCTACTTCTTACATATCGAAGATCGTCGCATTGAAATGCCACAAGCCTTCTTCATGCGGGTTGCTATGGGTCTGGCTTTGAATGAAATGGACCGTGAGCGTCGTGCAATTGAGTTCTATGAAATCTTGTCTACATTTGATTTCATGTCCAGCACACCAACTTTGTTTAACTCAGCTACCACTCGTCCTCAGCTTTCAAGCTGCTACCTGACTACAGTGGATGATGATTTGGATGGCATCTATGAGGCTTTGAAAGAGAACGCCTTACTGTCGAAGTTTGCTGGCGGTCTTGGCAACGACTGGACTAACGTTCGTGCGCTCGGTAGCCACATTAAAGGTACCAACGGTAAATCACAAGGTGTTGTGCCATTCCTCAAGGTGGTGAACGACACAGCAGTTGCGGTTAACCAAGGTGGCAAGCGTAAGGGCGCAGTGTGTGCCTACCTCGAAACATGGCACTTGGATATTGAAGAGTTCTTAGAGTTGCGTAAGAACACTGGCGATGATCGTCGTCGTACTCATGATATGAATACCTCAAACTGGATTCCAGATTTGTTCATGAAGCGCGTTATGGAAAATGGTGACTGGACTTTGTTCTCCCCATCCAACACGCCAGATTTGCATGACAAGTATGGCAAAGCGTTTGAAGAGGCATATGTTGCCTATGAAAAGAAAGCCGATGCTGGCGAGATCAAACCTTTCCGCAGAATTCCGGCGCAGCAGTTATGGCGCAAGATGCTCGGTATGTTGTTTGAGACCGGCCATCCTTGGATTACTTTCAAAGATCCTTGCAACATCCGTAGCCCACAGCAGCATATTGGTGTGGTGCACTCATCTAATCTGTGTACTGAGATCACTCTCAATACCAATGAGTCTGAAATCGCAGTTTGTAACTTAGGCTCAGTGAACTTAACTGCGCACATGACCACAGATGCATCAGGCAAGATGATTTTGGATCACGAGAAGTTGCACAAGACGATCCGCACTGCAATGCGCATGTTGGATAACGTGATCGATATCAACTATTACGCAGTAGCTAAAGCACGCAATTCCAATCTTAAGCATCGTCCAGTTGGTTTGGGCATTATGGGCTTCCAGGATTGCTTGCATATGCAGCGTATTCCTTACGCTAGCGACGAAGCAGTCAAGTTCGCGGATTCTTCAATGGAAGCGATTTGCTATTACGCTTACTTAGCATCTAGCGAGCTGGCTGAAGAGCGCGGCACCTACAGCACCTACAAAGGCTCATTGTGGGATCGCGGCATCCTCCCACAAGACTCGGTAGCTTTGTTAGCACAAGAGCGTGGTGGCTATGTTGAGGTTGATGGCTCCTCACAGATGAATTGGGATAGCTTGCGTAGCCGAATCAAGCAGCATGGCATGCGTAACTCCAACTGTGTAGCGATTGCTCCAACCGCAACGATCTCAAACATCATCGGCGTTTCTGCTTGTATCGAGCCAACTTTCCAGAATCTATTCGTTAAATCGAATCTTTCTGGTGAATTTACGGTTGTAAATGAGTACTTAGTGCGTGATTTGAAAGATCGCGGACTATGGGATGAGGTCATGATTGCCGATCTGAAGTATTTCGATGGCACCTTGTCCAAAATCGATCGTATTCCACAAGATTTACGTGATTTGTACGCAACTGCTTTTGAAGTGGAGCCAGGCTGGTTAGTTGAAGCCGCTTCCCGCCGTCAGAAATGGATTGACCAAGCCCAGTCTTTGAATATTTACATGGCTGGTGCATCCGGCAAGAAATTAGACGACACTTACAAGTTGGCATGGTTACGCGGTTTGAAGACAACCTATTACCTCCGCACAATGGCTGCAACCCACGTTGAGAAATCCACTGTTGCTAGTGGCCAACTCAACTCAGTTTCTAGTGGTGGTGGCGTAAATGGTACCGATGCAGCTGCAGCAAGTGCTGCTGGTGCAGTAGAGGCGGACGGTCCAGTTTGCACAATGCGTCCAGGCGACGCTGGTTTCGAAGAATGTGAAGCATGTCAATAA